A stretch of the Streptosporangium sp. NBC_01755 genome encodes the following:
- a CDS encoding DUF5999 family protein → MCQHKPPCPSANASDHDAARLVAFHPEQGWGLLCNGVVVFDDTGELLPDGRSIPAHREFYVQAA, encoded by the coding sequence ATGTGTCAGCACAAGCCACCGTGTCCGTCCGCAAACGCCTCTGATCACGACGCGGCCCGTCTTGTGGCGTTCCACCCGGAACAGGGATGGGGACTGCTCTGCAACGGTGTGGTGGTGTTCGACGACACCGGCGAGCTTCTGCCCGATGGGCGCAGCATCCCCGCTCACAGGGAGTTCTATGTGCAGGCGGCCTGA
- a CDS encoding sensor domain-containing protein: MSGIEATTPWARISAHWSAWTWLRTAHLVTGLPIALLGAAAIVGLTVASVLFVWTVVVPVVALLLCFWVVRLLTRVQRSRFAAFLDVDIPSVPHRPLSRNPFRRLLQEARTRSTWRRLSYHLLAPLISGVGAASNGTCTTAPSSGWCRWR, translated from the coding sequence ATGAGCGGCATCGAGGCGACCACCCCCTGGGCGAGGATCAGCGCCCACTGGTCGGCGTGGACCTGGCTCCGCACCGCGCACCTGGTGACGGGCCTGCCGATCGCCCTGCTGGGCGCGGCGGCGATCGTGGGGCTGACCGTGGCGTCGGTGCTGTTCGTGTGGACCGTGGTGGTCCCGGTGGTCGCGCTGCTGCTGTGCTTCTGGGTCGTGCGGCTGCTCACCCGGGTGCAGCGGTCCCGGTTCGCCGCCTTCCTCGACGTCGACATCCCCTCGGTCCCGCACCGTCCCCTGAGCAGGAATCCCTTCAGGCGGCTGCTCCAGGAGGCCAGGACGCGGAGCACCTGGCGCCGGCTCTCGTACCACCTGCTGGCCCCGCTGATCAGCGGCGTCGGCGCCGCATCGAACGGGACCTGCACGACGGCACCCAGCAGCGGCTGGTGTCGCTGGCGATGA
- a CDS encoding TetR/AcrR family transcriptional regulator has protein sequence MIPSDDPRSQAVIDIAMRLFAAFGYDGTSLHDIAEAAGTNLAWLQQRFGDKYELYLTVIDHSSRMERGIVEDVLGALPASDSAGVRAVVRRLPERYLELFLTNPRIPALWAHRWLGDAADIPDLEETYKDPIIDLICDALRPAAQAGLIDDRVNLKLTVQTLIWSVYGFMHGEAVADANHSLAADPQAQQRFLSHLHQLVDRMLTPRDG, from the coding sequence ATGATTCCCTCCGACGACCCGCGAAGCCAGGCGGTCATCGACATCGCGATGCGGCTCTTCGCCGCGTTCGGTTACGACGGCACGTCGCTGCACGACATCGCGGAGGCCGCGGGGACGAACCTGGCGTGGTTGCAGCAGCGGTTCGGCGACAAGTATGAGCTCTACCTCACCGTCATCGACCACAGCAGCCGGATGGAGCGCGGCATCGTGGAGGATGTGCTCGGCGCGCTCCCCGCCTCCGACTCCGCGGGGGTCCGCGCCGTCGTGCGCAGGCTCCCGGAACGTTATCTGGAGCTCTTCCTCACCAACCCGCGAATCCCCGCGCTGTGGGCACACCGCTGGCTCGGGGACGCCGCCGACATCCCCGACCTTGAGGAAACCTACAAGGACCCCATCATCGACCTCATCTGCGACGCGTTGCGCCCCGCCGCTCAGGCCGGTCTGATCGACGACCGGGTGAACCTGAAGCTGACGGTGCAGACGTTGATCTGGAGCGTGTACGGGTTCATGCACGGCGAGGCGGTCGCCGACGCGAACCACTCCCTCGCCGCCGACCCGCAGGCACAGCAGCGCTTCCTCTCCCATCTCCACCAGCTGGTCGACCGCATGCTGACACCACGCGACGGCTGA
- a CDS encoding VOC family protein, giving the protein MPVQRLNHAVLFVRDVKRSVAFYQETLGFKVVMGMPGAAFLQASGSSNDHDLGLFEIGAQAGPSGAGRSTVGLYHLAWEVDTLRELERIAGKLGELNALVGASDHSTTKALYAKDPDELEFEVSWLVPADLLTEETLSGRAGIKPLDIAREKERYGADTRGGLGVSIPV; this is encoded by the coding sequence ATGCCGGTCCAGCGGCTCAACCACGCCGTTCTCTTCGTGCGCGACGTCAAGCGCAGCGTCGCCTTCTATCAGGAGACGCTCGGCTTCAAGGTGGTCATGGGCATGCCGGGCGCCGCGTTCCTGCAGGCCTCGGGGTCCAGCAACGACCACGACCTCGGCCTCTTCGAGATCGGCGCGCAGGCGGGCCCCTCGGGAGCCGGGCGCTCGACCGTCGGCCTCTACCATCTGGCCTGGGAGGTCGACACGCTGCGGGAGCTGGAGCGGATCGCCGGCAAACTCGGCGAGCTCAACGCCCTCGTCGGCGCCTCCGACCACTCCACCACCAAGGCCCTGTACGCCAAGGACCCCGACGAGCTGGAGTTCGAGGTCTCCTGGCTGGTCCCCGCCGACCTCCTCACCGAGGAGACACTGAGCGGGCGCGCCGGTATCAAGCCTCTCGACATCGCCAGGGAGAAGGAGCGCTACGGCGCCGACACCCGCGGCGGCCTCGGCGTCTCGATCCCCGTCTGA
- a CDS encoding helix-turn-helix domain-containing protein, which yields MLGATMRQWRDNAHLSQRDLAEIVHVDHTMISAWERAASRPDAASVRAIDMALGANGQLVALHALIVEIDRFRGSKLDTKPSVRNEDDVERRTLLQLLTMMGAGAGIPASAVDALHAGLGRITGQAAENSVNDWEQVAWDYAQGVWTEPSGSRIADLAGDIRDLDQALTYSQPLTERATLLRVYAHLAAFMALDLAESSSPRACWRSWRAARLAADASGDLDLRVWVRAGEASQSFYLRRLGPATDTLIEEAVHLADGRPRLGLAEALKTRSRVLATDARTDLAHEVLNDFRDVYEGLPALVTSDRISVWGMPPEGVQYAEAFVLTMLGDSKAAMPMLEQALAACPREKAGGRANIGLLQAWGLVQDRDVTEGLGHALDITASLPVTAARRKIVREIVTALPEGARTLPAARELHALTAGDRST from the coding sequence TTGCTCGGCGCCACCATGCGCCAATGGCGGGACAATGCCCACTTATCACAGCGCGATCTCGCCGAAATTGTCCACGTGGACCACACGATGATCTCTGCGTGGGAACGGGCCGCATCACGCCCGGATGCCGCCAGCGTCCGGGCGATTGATATGGCATTAGGGGCCAATGGGCAGCTTGTGGCGCTCCACGCTCTCATTGTGGAAATTGACCGGTTCCGAGGAAGTAAGCTCGATACAAAGCCCTCAGTGCGTAATGAGGATGATGTGGAGCGTCGTACTCTTCTCCAGCTCTTGACGATGATGGGTGCCGGGGCCGGTATCCCCGCTTCCGCCGTAGATGCTCTGCACGCGGGCCTGGGGCGGATCACGGGTCAGGCGGCCGAGAACAGCGTGAACGACTGGGAGCAGGTCGCGTGGGATTACGCACAGGGCGTGTGGACCGAACCGTCGGGTTCCAGGATCGCCGACCTGGCGGGTGACATCCGCGACCTGGACCAAGCCTTGACGTACTCCCAGCCCCTGACAGAACGGGCCACGTTGCTGCGCGTCTACGCTCACTTGGCAGCGTTCATGGCACTCGACCTGGCTGAAAGCTCCAGCCCTCGCGCGTGCTGGCGTTCATGGCGTGCGGCTCGCTTGGCCGCCGACGCCTCAGGTGACCTCGATCTGCGTGTCTGGGTCCGTGCCGGCGAAGCCTCCCAATCGTTCTATCTGCGTCGCCTTGGACCCGCTACGGACACCCTGATCGAGGAGGCCGTACATCTTGCCGATGGCCGCCCGCGCCTTGGCTTGGCGGAGGCGCTGAAAACCCGTAGCCGCGTCCTCGCCACAGACGCACGGACAGACCTCGCCCACGAGGTCCTCAACGATTTCAGGGATGTCTACGAGGGTCTTCCCGCCCTCGTGACCAGCGACCGCATCTCTGTGTGGGGCATGCCTCCGGAAGGGGTCCAGTACGCCGAGGCTTTCGTACTCACCATGCTGGGGGACAGCAAGGCGGCAATGCCCATGCTGGAGCAGGCTCTCGCAGCGTGCCCGCGCGAGAAGGCCGGAGGAAGGGCCAACATCGGCCTCCTCCAGGCATGGGGACTGGTCCAAGATCGAGATGTGACCGAAGGGCTCGGTCATGCTCTCGACATCACGGCATCTCTTCCCGTCACAGCCGCCCGGCGCAAAATCGTACGAGAGATCGTGACCGCACTGCCCGAGGGAGCTCGAACTCTGCCCGCTGCCCGCGAACTACACGCGCTGACGGCAGGCGATCGATCGACATGA
- a CDS encoding ISAs1 family transposase — protein MSPSSLTSSPHVSCLDQLADLALWESELAPDPVVVESALMRRLATVPDRRSACGLRHPLVAILTLAACATLVVGGDSVAAIWQWAARSPQAALERLGAYRDLFTGLFLVPSERTFRRVLAELDADALDAAISGYVAEVIRQEALTPQLPDTPGPAEREQRRAARRRLSHPAPAGLLPAAALDGKALRGARTSEDGRVFLVGAISHEHGVILGQCQVAGKKGEGPAARAMLPHLRVAGMVLTLDALHTTKTTARLITQLGGHYVLILKGNQPLARAAAHALLSGPDADWTQTTAVDDDHGHGRRERRTIRTASADDGLFPGARQAFRLRRDVGELDGAWTSKEIVFGITSLPVELAGPAHLNHYERAHWGVENRLNWVRDVTFAEDHSQVRTGTAPRTLASLRNLAISTIRLAGRANIAHARRDLLDHDAAFAVYNI, from the coding sequence GTGTCCCCATCTTCTCTGACCAGTTCCCCGCATGTCTCGTGTCTTGACCAGCTCGCCGACTTGGCATTGTGGGAGTCCGAACTGGCACCCGATCCGGTCGTGGTGGAATCGGCGTTGATGCGCCGGTTGGCGACGGTTCCCGATCGGCGGTCTGCTTGCGGTCTGCGCCATCCGCTGGTGGCCATCTTGACGTTGGCCGCGTGCGCGACCCTGGTCGTCGGCGGCGACAGCGTCGCGGCGATCTGGCAGTGGGCCGCCCGAAGCCCGCAAGCGGCGCTGGAGCGGCTGGGCGCCTACCGTGATCTGTTCACCGGGTTGTTCCTCGTGCCCAGTGAGCGTACCTTCCGCCGTGTTCTGGCGGAGCTGGACGCCGATGCGCTGGACGCCGCGATCAGCGGCTATGTCGCCGAGGTGATACGGCAGGAGGCTCTGACGCCACAACTGCCCGACACTCCCGGCCCCGCCGAACGGGAACAGCGCCGCGCGGCACGACGCCGGCTCAGCCATCCCGCCCCGGCCGGGCTGCTGCCCGCAGCGGCGCTGGACGGCAAGGCCCTGCGCGGGGCACGCACCAGCGAAGACGGGAGGGTCTTCCTGGTCGGCGCGATCAGCCACGAGCACGGCGTGATCCTGGGCCAGTGTCAGGTCGCCGGCAAGAAAGGCGAGGGTCCCGCCGCCCGCGCGATGCTGCCCCACCTGCGGGTGGCCGGGATGGTCTTGACCTTGGACGCCCTGCACACCACCAAGACCACCGCCCGTCTGATCACCCAGCTGGGCGGCCACTACGTCCTCATCCTCAAGGGCAATCAACCGCTGGCACGCGCCGCCGCGCACGCGCTGTTGTCCGGGCCGGATGCCGACTGGACGCAAACCACCGCGGTCGATGACGATCACGGGCACGGCCGCAGGGAACGCCGCACCATCCGCACCGCCTCTGCCGATGACGGCCTCTTCCCCGGCGCCCGGCAAGCCTTCCGGCTCCGCCGCGACGTCGGCGAATTGGATGGCGCCTGGACCAGCAAGGAGATCGTGTTCGGCATCACCAGCCTGCCCGTTGAATTGGCAGGCCCCGCGCACCTCAACCACTACGAAAGGGCGCACTGGGGGGTGGAAAACCGGCTGAATTGGGTCAGGGACGTCACATTCGCGGAGGATCATTCCCAGGTCAGGACGGGTACCGCACCCAGAACCCTAGCCAGCCTCCGGAATCTGGCGATCAGCACCATCCGTCTGGCCGGCCGGGCCAACATCGCCCACGCTCGCCGCGATCTCCTCGACCACGATGCCGCATTCGCCGTCTACAACATCTGA
- a CDS encoding MarR family winged helix-turn-helix transcriptional regulator, with protein sequence MTRWLDDDEQHTWRAFMAASQLVQEELDRQLQRDSGMPHAYYAMLVKLSEAPGRMMRMSELAMELNSSQSRLSHAMKRLEERGWARREPCAADKRVSWAILTDQGLAALTAAAPGHVEAVRQTLFDRLTPDQLRQLREICAAILPTSNPS encoded by the coding sequence GTGACGCGATGGCTGGACGATGACGAGCAGCACACCTGGCGTGCGTTCATGGCCGCCTCGCAGCTCGTCCAGGAGGAGCTTGACCGGCAGCTGCAGCGCGACTCCGGCATGCCGCACGCCTACTACGCCATGCTGGTGAAACTCTCCGAGGCACCCGGCCGGATGATGCGGATGAGCGAGCTGGCCATGGAGCTCAACTCCTCGCAGAGCCGCCTGTCGCACGCGATGAAGCGGCTGGAGGAACGCGGCTGGGCGCGGCGCGAGCCGTGCGCCGCCGACAAGCGCGTGAGCTGGGCGATCCTCACCGACCAGGGCCTCGCGGCCCTCACCGCCGCCGCCCCCGGCCACGTCGAGGCCGTACGCCAAACCCTCTTCGACCGCCTGACCCCCGACCAGCTCCGTCAACTACGAGAGATCTGCGCCGCGATCCTCCCCACCTCGAACCCCTCGTGA
- a CDS encoding histidine kinase dimerization/phosphoacceptor domain-containing protein — protein MSLAMNLGMARATLTDLPEPAREVIVQAHEEAKQALKELRDFVRGLHPAVLNDQGLDAALSGLATRSPSPGATSPRPRGSRSACPAPRSRWSTAATIQAATVQATTVQAARTAGPTTP, from the coding sequence GTGTCGCTGGCGATGAACCTGGGCATGGCCCGCGCGACCCTCACCGACCTGCCGGAGCCCGCCCGAGAGGTGATCGTGCAGGCACACGAGGAGGCCAAGCAGGCACTGAAGGAGCTGCGCGACTTCGTCCGGGGGCTGCACCCGGCCGTGCTCAACGACCAGGGTCTGGACGCGGCGCTGTCCGGCCTCGCCACGCGGTCGCCCTCACCGGGCGCCACCTCACCAAGGCCGCGGGGGTCGCGCTCGGCCTGTCCTGCGCCGAGGTCACGGTGGAGCACCGCGGCGACCATCCAGGCGGCAACCGTCCAAGCGACGACCGTCCAAGCGGCCCGAACTGCCGGGCCGACTACACCCTGA
- a CDS encoding asparaginase, producing MLLLATGDTIAHSYDAVRPGVASGAEVLRVLPPGAVAADVVAEDVMAEPSWDMSPSTMLELARRARSAILERGFDGVVITHGTDVLEETAYLVDLLAGRAAEQGAIVLTGAVRSLDELSPDGPRNLASSLVAAADGALRGAGAVVCVNDEIHAARWVTKVDATSIAAFSSAPFPVLGRVVGGRVETLSAPPHRPPAFGGDPASDVALIKTYPGIDPVLLTAVVDAGAQGVVLEGTGLGNVPVGLFTTIAELTEWGIPVVVASRCRTGAVPLEEMRLGTGLAAGVGAIGARGLAPSKARCALMVALGTGGIDAVRDWFGRL from the coding sequence GTGCTGCTGCTGGCGACCGGTGACACCATCGCCCACTCCTACGACGCCGTCCGTCCGGGCGTCGCGTCAGGGGCCGAAGTCCTGAGGGTACTCCCGCCCGGCGCGGTCGCGGCGGACGTGGTGGCCGAGGACGTGATGGCGGAACCCAGCTGGGACATGTCCCCCTCGACCATGCTGGAACTGGCCCGCAGGGCGCGTTCGGCCATCCTGGAACGCGGCTTCGACGGGGTCGTGATCACTCACGGCACCGACGTGCTGGAGGAGACCGCCTACCTCGTGGACCTGCTCGCGGGCCGGGCGGCCGAGCAGGGCGCCATCGTGCTGACCGGTGCCGTCCGCTCCCTGGACGAGCTCTCCCCCGACGGCCCGCGCAATCTCGCCTCCTCCCTCGTGGCCGCCGCCGACGGCGCGTTGCGGGGCGCCGGGGCCGTCGTGTGCGTCAACGACGAGATCCACGCGGCCCGCTGGGTCACCAAGGTCGACGCCACCAGCATCGCGGCGTTCTCGTCGGCGCCCTTCCCCGTGCTGGGCCGGGTGGTCGGCGGCCGGGTCGAGACGCTGTCCGCCCCGCCGCACCGGCCGCCCGCGTTCGGCGGGGATCCGGCGTCGGACGTCGCGCTGATCAAGACCTATCCGGGGATCGACCCCGTGCTGCTCACCGCCGTGGTGGACGCCGGAGCGCAGGGCGTCGTGCTGGAGGGGACCGGGCTGGGCAACGTGCCGGTCGGGCTCTTCACGACGATCGCCGAGCTGACGGAGTGGGGGATCCCGGTGGTCGTCGCGTCGAGGTGCCGTACCGGTGCGGTCCCGCTTGAGGAGATGCGCCTCGGTACGGGGCTCGCCGCCGGCGTCGGGGCGATCGGAGCCCGCGGCCTGGCCCCCTCGAAGGCGCGGTGCGCGCTGATGGTCGCCCTCGGGACCGGCGGGATCGACGCCGTACGCGACTGGTTCGGCAGGCTCTGA